One stretch of Halapricum desulfuricans DNA includes these proteins:
- a CDS encoding archaeosine biosynthesis radical SAM protein RaSEA yields MSKPSPEVYERGKGMDAHNQVMREIRSRKDKSYDPTEPTRVWLDEDNTPDGIVRSLTIVLNTGGCRWARAGGCTMCGYVAESVEGGTVAHEDLLTQIDATLDHERDNADEPAEQVKIYTSGSFLDEREVPAETRRAIASAFADRERIVVESLPDFVDREKIADFTDEGLETDVAVGLETATDRVRRDCVNKYFEFADFAEAAAEVRAADAAAEDASAGVKAYLLLKPPFLSESEAIEDMKRSIRRCAGVEGCHTVSMNPTNVQKYTEVEQLYFEDGYRPPWLWSVAEVLESTADEDVIVVSDPVGHGSDRGPHNCGECDDRVQKAIKDFNLRQDPSVFEQVSCECELTWETVVERETGYNLPLAR; encoded by the coding sequence ATGAGCAAGCCGAGCCCCGAGGTCTACGAGCGGGGGAAGGGAATGGACGCCCACAATCAGGTGATGCGGGAGATCCGCAGTCGCAAGGACAAGAGCTACGACCCGACCGAGCCGACCCGGGTCTGGCTCGACGAGGACAACACGCCGGACGGGATCGTCCGGAGCCTGACGATCGTGCTCAACACCGGTGGCTGTCGGTGGGCCCGCGCTGGCGGCTGTACGATGTGTGGCTACGTCGCCGAATCGGTCGAGGGCGGCACCGTCGCCCACGAGGACCTGCTGACCCAGATCGACGCGACGCTCGACCACGAACGCGACAACGCCGACGAGCCCGCCGAACAGGTCAAGATTTACACCTCCGGGAGCTTCCTCGACGAGCGCGAGGTGCCGGCCGAGACCCGCCGGGCCATCGCGTCGGCGTTCGCCGACCGCGAGCGGATCGTCGTCGAGAGTCTGCCGGACTTCGTCGACCGCGAGAAGATCGCCGACTTCACCGACGAAGGGCTGGAGACCGACGTCGCTGTCGGTCTCGAGACCGCGACCGATCGGGTCCGCCGCGACTGCGTGAACAAGTACTTCGAGTTCGCTGACTTCGCGGAGGCCGCCGCCGAGGTGCGCGCGGCCGACGCCGCCGCCGAGGACGCGAGCGCGGGCGTGAAAGCCTATCTCCTGCTGAAGCCGCCGTTTCTTAGCGAGTCCGAAGCGATCGAGGACATGAAGCGATCGATCCGCCGCTGTGCGGGCGTCGAGGGGTGTCACACCGTCTCGATGAACCCGACGAACGTCCAGAAGTACACCGAGGTCGAGCAGCTCTACTTCGAGGACGGCTACCGGCCGCCGTGGCTCTGGAGCGTCGCCGAGGTGCTCGAATCGACGGCCGACGAGGACGTCATCGTCGTCTCCGATCCGGTCGGTCACGGCTCGGACCGCGGTCCGCACAACTGCGGGGAGTGTGACGACCGCGTCCAGAAGGCGATCAAGGACTTCAACCTCCGGCAGGACCCGTCGGTCTTCGAGCAGGTCTCCTGTGAGTGCGAACTGACCTGGGAGACTGTCGTCGAACGCGAGACCGGGTACAACCTGCCGCTGGCGCGGTAA
- a CDS encoding response regulator — protein MSEAAGQLRVLVVDDEREVADAYALRLRGFCDVETAYSGPEALSVLEQEPIDVVLLDRHMPEMSGDDVLRELDERGYYGRVVMVTAVDPDFDVLELPFDDYLCKPVEREDVRAAIDQQRRVLAYETLGEYFGVESKRAVIEAQTNDERRQNHDGYAELVDRSERLRERATRLLEDESVLERFDAVGRGQ, from the coding sequence ATGTCGGAGGCTGCCGGACAGCTTCGGGTGCTCGTCGTCGACGACGAGCGGGAAGTCGCAGACGCGTACGCGTTGCGACTGCGCGGGTTCTGTGACGTCGAGACCGCCTACAGCGGGCCGGAAGCGCTCTCCGTGCTTGAACAGGAGCCGATCGACGTCGTTTTGCTGGATCGACATATGCCCGAGATGTCCGGTGACGACGTCCTCCGGGAACTCGACGAGCGGGGGTATTATGGCCGCGTCGTCATGGTGACGGCGGTCGATCCCGATTTCGACGTGCTGGAACTGCCGTTCGACGACTACCTCTGTAAGCCCGTCGAGCGCGAGGACGTGCGAGCGGCGATCGACCAGCAACGGCGAGTCCTCGCCTACGAGACGCTCGGCGAATACTTCGGCGTCGAATCGAAACGGGCCGTGATCGAAGCCCAGACGAACGACGAACGGCGGCAGAACCACGACGGCTACGCCGAACTCGTCGACCGCTCCGAGCGACTCCGCGAACGTGCGACCCGCCTGCTCGAAGACGAGTCGGTCCTCGAACGGTTCGACGCAGTCGGCCGTGGACAGTGA
- a CDS encoding winged helix-turn-helix domain-containing protein, whose protein sequence is MAARADPSKPNRAADRPQPTDLSGTELLELFGDEYTRAVFEAVAEKPRSGREVADAADVSRATAYRRLNDLRDVGLVRSELSLSRDGHHRERFEVTDTAMSVSVGGDGIQAAVRSRPE, encoded by the coding sequence ATGGCCGCCCGAGCTGACCCCTCCAAGCCGAACCGCGCCGCTGACCGACCGCAGCCGACCGATCTGTCCGGGACGGAACTCCTGGAGCTGTTCGGCGACGAGTACACCAGAGCGGTGTTCGAAGCCGTCGCAGAGAAGCCGCGCAGTGGGCGCGAAGTGGCCGACGCGGCCGACGTTTCCCGCGCGACCGCGTATCGCCGCCTCAACGACCTCCGGGACGTCGGTCTCGTCCGGAGCGAACTCTCGCTCAGCAGAGACGGCCACCACCGGGAGCGGTTCGAAGTCACCGACACCGCGATGTCGGTCTCGGTCGGCGGCGACGGAATCCAAGCGGCCGTCCGTTCCCGACCGGAGTAG
- a CDS encoding histidine kinase N-terminal 7TM domain-containing protein: MRITAPTVELAASVTAVVASSAFLATGFRYRRDPAARPLVAVAAALFAGSVAHLGLVDLELGRVLLDGPADPGPFWQLVAFDLTALVGVSWFLFALQYTGRDDSIASVARVAVAGVLVLLVGPHFDLTVSGPIVGFSTRVSNVVLGLAVVLAVALALIGLFLVLDATLKHKAYPASQTAVHVAALGSVLLAPFVATTVREPLVTPLSVAASSLLFSGLIVRYRVFETLPVVSLVGRDRVIEEMSDGVVIVGADRRVRDLNPAAEALFGVDRSIALGEPLPVVIPDAPDLSTATGSGETDVILDSGRIVSVSVEATTDSRERSLGWLLVCRDITEKRQQARRLRVLTRVVAGAATEQMRSVTDVTAAIDAGECEPTRGGDRIRETTTTVAALVDDVRDIERRLSAGVQSPPPSADLRDVLGSLSVPDDATLTVDSAAERRHVAADPELIAATLEVLLVAAGSATLRIDADESIAASIAPFDASDPDSIEALSLRVVRVAAESASWELRTVPDVAPPAVRIVIPGETGSGGELA; encoded by the coding sequence ATGAGAATCACCGCGCCGACAGTGGAGCTGGCAGCCAGCGTTACGGCGGTAGTCGCAAGTTCGGCGTTTCTCGCCACAGGCTTCCGATATCGGCGCGATCCGGCGGCCCGGCCGCTGGTCGCCGTCGCCGCCGCGTTATTCGCCGGCTCGGTCGCTCATCTCGGGCTCGTCGATCTCGAGCTCGGTCGCGTGTTGCTCGACGGTCCCGCGGACCCGGGACCGTTCTGGCAGCTCGTCGCCTTCGACCTCACGGCGCTGGTCGGCGTCTCGTGGTTCCTGTTCGCGCTTCAGTACACCGGCCGCGACGACAGCATCGCCTCGGTCGCCCGGGTTGCCGTCGCGGGCGTCCTCGTCCTCCTCGTCGGCCCGCACTTCGACCTGACGGTGTCGGGTCCGATCGTCGGGTTCTCGACCCGGGTGTCGAACGTCGTGCTTGGCCTCGCGGTCGTCCTCGCGGTCGCACTGGCGCTCATCGGTCTGTTTCTCGTCCTCGACGCCACTCTGAAACACAAGGCCTACCCCGCTTCACAGACCGCGGTTCACGTCGCCGCACTCGGGAGCGTCCTGCTGGCCCCTTTCGTTGCGACGACGGTTCGAGAGCCGCTCGTGACGCCGCTGTCGGTCGCGGCATCGAGCCTGCTGTTTTCCGGGTTGATCGTTCGCTATCGGGTCTTCGAAACGCTGCCGGTCGTCTCGCTCGTCGGTCGTGACCGGGTCATCGAGGAGATGTCCGACGGCGTCGTCATCGTCGGAGCCGACCGCCGGGTCCGGGACCTGAATCCCGCCGCAGAGGCGCTTTTCGGCGTCGATCGGTCGATAGCACTGGGAGAGCCGCTCCCGGTCGTGATCCCCGACGCCCCGGACCTTTCGACTGCGACAGGCTCCGGAGAGACCGACGTGATCCTCGACTCGGGACGGATCGTCTCAGTCAGCGTCGAGGCGACGACCGACAGCCGAGAACGGAGTCTGGGCTGGTTGCTCGTCTGTCGAGACATTACCGAGAAGCGACAGCAAGCGCGTCGCCTGAGAGTCCTCACGCGGGTCGTCGCCGGCGCGGCGACCGAGCAGATGCGCTCAGTCACCGACGTGACCGCGGCGATCGACGCCGGGGAGTGCGAGCCGACGCGGGGCGGCGACCGCATTCGGGAGACTACGACGACCGTCGCCGCGCTGGTCGACGACGTCCGCGACATCGAACGACGGCTGTCAGCCGGAGTACAATCGCCGCCACCTTCGGCAGACCTCCGGGACGTCCTCGGGTCGCTGTCCGTACCCGACGACGCTACCCTCACCGTCGACTCGGCGGCGGAGCGACGCCACGTCGCCGCCGATCCGGAACTGATCGCCGCGACGCTAGAGGTACTGCTGGTGGCGGCCGGTTCGGCGACACTTCGGATCGACGCCGACGAGTCGATCGCCGCTTCGATCGCCCCGTTCGACGCGTCGGATCCCGACTCGATCGAGGCGCTCTCGCTCCGCGTCGTTCGAGTCGCCGCCGAGAGCGCGTCGTGGGAACTCCGGACCGTCCCGGACGTGGCTCCGCCCGCGGTCCGGATCGTCATTCCCGGCGAAACGGGATCCGGAGGCGAACTCGCATGA
- a CDS encoding sensor histidine kinase: MNATPMVGLDLVTAGVFVLLTVVGVRNRKRPGATVASALWALLGVVAAGIAASRANIVTDRVALGVAFLGWVLAVPLWAGFVSSYTRRGPALSRRGIAAATGYVVVVAVTTLYGTVIGEPASGAARLAMAVLQTLLLGVGLFGVFLVVRSGRVDSGIAGRQALSLSIGGLCVTLFLFAVSTLDAADPGALPPLVSGVLAIGALAFAVGTFGADLFGGAPATGPLARRALLERMRAAILVVDRKRRLVDANAAAERTFDIALETDAGRPAAAVVGVDLDDLEDGPVTIPTAQGAREFAISRSELTDRREETVGRSYRFRDVTDRRTRRQRLDVLERVLRHNLRNDLDAIRGFAEGLSDGVAADPGVVTERIDSLAAELVEIGETVERADRVMRDALDPEPINLVTLVRSVVDDVDRRHEFESVVSPADGTEPIRTDPAVLRAALTEVIENAVEHSDRSRPAVRVEVDRTDETATVTVRDDGPGIPERERAVLLEGAEEPLRHGSGVGLWFVSWAVTRLGGDLDLHAPDDGGSEVVVTIPDRRA, translated from the coding sequence ATGAACGCCACCCCAATGGTCGGTCTCGACCTCGTGACTGCCGGGGTCTTCGTTCTGCTGACTGTCGTGGGAGTTCGAAACCGCAAGCGTCCGGGTGCGACAGTGGCGAGCGCGCTATGGGCACTCCTCGGGGTCGTCGCCGCAGGTATCGCTGCGTCTCGCGCGAACATCGTGACCGACCGGGTCGCGCTCGGTGTGGCCTTTCTCGGCTGGGTCCTCGCCGTTCCCCTGTGGGCCGGGTTCGTCTCCTCGTACACCCGGCGCGGGCCGGCGCTCTCCCGACGTGGGATCGCGGCCGCGACGGGATACGTCGTCGTCGTTGCCGTCACGACGCTCTACGGGACGGTTATCGGGGAGCCGGCGAGCGGCGCGGCGCGACTCGCGATGGCCGTGTTGCAGACCCTGCTGCTCGGCGTCGGGCTGTTCGGCGTCTTCCTTGTTGTCCGCTCCGGACGGGTCGACAGCGGGATCGCCGGCCGGCAGGCGCTCTCGCTGTCGATCGGTGGACTCTGCGTGACGCTGTTTCTCTTCGCCGTCAGTACGCTCGACGCGGCCGATCCCGGAGCGCTCCCGCCGTTAGTGTCCGGCGTGCTCGCGATCGGTGCGCTCGCGTTCGCTGTCGGGACGTTCGGAGCCGACCTGTTCGGCGGCGCACCCGCGACCGGTCCGCTGGCGCGCCGGGCGCTGCTCGAGCGGATGCGGGCAGCGATCCTCGTCGTCGACCGCAAACGGCGACTCGTCGACGCGAACGCGGCCGCGGAGCGGACGTTCGATATCGCGCTCGAGACCGACGCGGGCCGACCGGCCGCGGCTGTCGTGGGCGTCGACCTCGACGATCTCGAGGACGGCCCGGTGACGATACCGACAGCACAGGGCGCTCGTGAGTTCGCAATCAGTCGTTCGGAGCTGACCGACCGCCGGGAGGAGACGGTCGGCCGCTCGTACCGCTTTCGGGACGTGACTGACCGACGAACCCGGCGGCAGCGACTGGACGTCCTCGAGCGCGTCCTGCGGCACAACCTCCGGAACGACCTCGACGCGATCCGGGGATTCGCCGAGGGCCTTTCCGACGGCGTGGCGGCCGATCCGGGCGTCGTGACCGAGCGCATCGACTCGCTCGCCGCCGAACTCGTCGAGATCGGCGAAACAGTCGAGCGAGCCGACCGGGTCATGCGGGACGCTCTCGATCCCGAGCCCATCAACCTCGTGACGCTCGTCCGGTCGGTCGTGGACGACGTCGACCGCCGCCACGAGTTCGAGTCGGTCGTCTCGCCCGCCGACGGAACCGAGCCGATCCGGACTGATCCGGCCGTTCTCCGCGCCGCGCTCACCGAAGTCATCGAGAACGCCGTCGAGCACAGCGACAGATCGCGCCCGGCAGTGCGCGTCGAGGTCGACCGAACCGACGAGACCGCGACCGTCACCGTCCGTGACGACGGACCGGGGATCCCGGAGCGGGAACGAGCGGTCCTGCTCGAGGGTGCCGAAGAGCCGCTCCGACACGGCTCGGGAGTCGGACTCTGGTTCGTCTCGTGGGCTGTGACACGTCTCGGCGGCGACCTCGACCTGCACGCGCCGGACGACGGCGGGAGCGAGGTCGTCGTCACGATCCCGGATCGCCGCGCGTGA
- a CDS encoding bacterio-opsin activator domain-containing protein yields MDDRLQAAPIGVLTVSSDGTVTEVNDAAGELIGGDPSGDPIEEALPRSVDDSLLAALDGETTETTFEEYYPTIDRWLAVSVTPADRGATVYLRDVSERRRAARTAERFRAERERAAVIDEAQSAVLAALVGSSSRDEIEETIVRELGERDRWTFAWIGARGLDGDGLTVRAVAGETGDAFSAVRGALDGPDATPEERAVETGRARLAQPIADDPDVPETVRLAAFGDGVQSVLAVPLAYGSTVYGVAGVYTDRTDAFSERERRSFETLGEIAGFAVTAARNRELLLSDTVTEVTLGVDAETPLSIVATELETAVTLRGLVAHESDAVLCYVTAADARPEAVEAAASDIPAVGHARVTSETVEIELVGSTPLRSVTSLGATVREATYDRSGGRLVIELPPGSDVRRTVRSLARDHEADVLAKRERERSVTTAREFRDGLSDRLTDRQETVLRTAYLADYFESPRGSTAEEVASSLDITGSTLLYHLRAGQRTLLETFFDDRSS; encoded by the coding sequence ATGGACGACCGACTGCAGGCAGCGCCGATCGGCGTCCTCACGGTGTCGAGCGACGGCACCGTCACCGAGGTCAACGACGCTGCCGGGGAGTTGATCGGCGGCGATCCGTCAGGCGACCCCATCGAGGAGGCACTACCGCGATCGGTCGACGATTCGCTGCTCGCTGCCCTCGACGGCGAGACCACCGAGACCACGTTCGAGGAGTACTATCCGACAATCGACCGGTGGCTCGCCGTGTCAGTGACACCCGCGGACCGGGGAGCGACAGTGTACCTGCGAGACGTCTCCGAACGGCGGCGTGCAGCGCGGACTGCCGAGCGCTTCCGGGCGGAACGGGAACGGGCAGCGGTCATCGACGAGGCGCAGTCGGCGGTCCTGGCGGCGCTGGTCGGTTCCTCGTCACGGGACGAGATCGAAGAGACGATCGTCCGGGAACTGGGCGAACGAGACCGCTGGACGTTCGCCTGGATCGGCGCACGCGGTCTCGACGGGGACGGGCTGACCGTCCGGGCCGTCGCGGGCGAGACCGGAGACGCGTTCTCCGCCGTCCGGGGGGCGCTCGACGGCCCGGACGCGACGCCCGAGGAGCGCGCCGTCGAAACCGGCCGTGCCAGGTTGGCCCAACCGATCGCAGACGACCCGGACGTCCCCGAAACCGTTCGGCTGGCGGCGTTCGGCGACGGCGTCCAGTCGGTGCTGGCGGTCCCGCTGGCGTACGGATCGACCGTCTACGGCGTCGCCGGCGTCTACACCGACCGGACGGACGCCTTCTCCGAGCGCGAACGCCGGAGCTTCGAGACGCTCGGCGAAATCGCCGGGTTCGCCGTCACGGCGGCGAGAAACCGCGAACTCCTCCTCTCAGATACCGTCACGGAAGTGACCCTCGGCGTCGACGCCGAGACGCCGCTTTCGATCGTCGCCACCGAACTCGAGACGGCGGTGACGCTTCGGGGACTGGTCGCCCACGAGAGCGACGCCGTCCTCTGTTACGTGACCGCGGCAGACGCCCGACCCGAAGCCGTCGAAGCGGCCGCGTCGGACATCCCCGCCGTCGGCCACGCACGGGTAACGTCCGAGACCGTCGAGATCGAACTCGTGGGTTCAACGCCTCTGCGTTCGGTCACGTCGCTCGGCGCCACCGTTCGGGAAGCGACGTACGACCGCTCGGGCGGCCGCCTCGTGATCGAATTGCCACCCGGGAGCGACGTCCGCCGGACGGTTCGGTCGCTCGCCCGTGACCACGAGGCAGACGTCCTCGCGAAGCGCGAACGGGAGCGATCGGTCACGACCGCTCGGGAGTTCCGCGACGGCCTGTCGGACCGTCTCACCGACCGACAGGAGACGGTTCTCCGGACCGCGTATCTCGCCGATTACTTCGAATCTCCGCGAGGAAGCACGGCCGAAGAGGTCGCGTCGTCGCTTGACATCACCGGCTCCACGCTGCTGTATCACCTCCGTGCCGGTCAACGAACGCTTCTAGAGACGTTCTTCGACGACCGCTCGTCGTGA
- a CDS encoding sensor histidine kinase translates to MSHSTPAIPIGAHPDPIVAYTIADDTAVVTAVNDAFEATFDGFAPETVSDVLDRFLVESRRDVRDSVLDGEPIEWSLEGDAAYVARNVPGDDECGFLVLSPIESTPATEAIELDHVASVVSHDLRNPLDVAKAHLRAAAETGDEQHFEAVAAAHDRMEHIVRDVLTLASGEDAIDTSNGVSVDDLVGDAWQSVETDRATLHVEEPLPVTRADPDRVRRLFENLFRNSVEHGSTDALSNGQANGVAHDSTSGQAGADDGVEIRVGPLSDGFYVSDDGPGIPESERDAALEAGYTTDERGTGLGLAIVERIVEAHGWELSLTDAESGGVRFEVRFDRQTEA, encoded by the coding sequence ATGTCACACAGTACCCCGGCGATACCGATCGGCGCCCATCCGGACCCGATCGTCGCCTACACTATCGCGGACGACACGGCAGTCGTGACGGCGGTCAACGACGCCTTCGAGGCGACGTTCGACGGATTCGCGCCCGAAACGGTCTCGGACGTTCTCGACAGGTTTCTGGTCGAATCACGGCGTGACGTTCGAGACAGCGTGCTCGACGGCGAGCCGATCGAGTGGTCCCTCGAAGGGGACGCGGCGTACGTCGCGCGCAACGTCCCGGGCGACGACGAATGCGGATTCCTCGTCCTGTCCCCGATCGAATCGACGCCGGCGACCGAGGCGATCGAACTCGATCACGTGGCCAGCGTCGTCAGTCACGACCTCCGAAACCCCCTCGACGTCGCCAAGGCACACCTCCGGGCCGCGGCCGAGACCGGGGACGAACAGCACTTCGAGGCCGTCGCGGCGGCGCACGACCGGATGGAACACATCGTCCGCGACGTGCTCACGCTCGCCAGTGGAGAGGACGCGATCGACACCTCAAACGGCGTCTCGGTCGATGACCTCGTCGGGGACGCGTGGCAGTCGGTCGAGACCGACCGGGCGACCCTGCACGTCGAGGAGCCGTTACCTGTTACTCGGGCCGATCCGGATCGCGTCCGCCGGCTGTTCGAGAACCTCTTTCGAAACAGTGTCGAACACGGTTCGACGGACGCGCTCTCGAACGGTCAGGCGAACGGCGTTGCACACGACTCGACGAGCGGTCAGGCGGGGGCTGACGACGGTGTCGAGATCCGGGTCGGCCCCCTTTCGGACGGGTTCTACGTCAGCGACGACGGGCCCGGAATTCCCGAGAGCGAGCGCGACGCCGCCCTCGAGGCCGGATACACGACCGACGAGCGCGGAACCGGGCTGGGGCTTGCGATCGTCGAGCGGATCGTCGAGGCACACGGCTGGGAGCTTTCGCTCACCGACGCCGAGAGCGGCGGCGTCCGGTTCGAGGTCCGGTTCGACCGTCAGACCGAAGCGTGA
- a CDS encoding AIM24 family protein — protein MNTEQFASADAESDSPFTLENSYTLAVDVEGSLMAKAGSMVAFTGDLSFTGQASPEGGITGFIKEATTGEGTPIMTVEGSGTVYLADDEKKVQLLELEADESITVNGEDVLALEPRIDYEISKMDSLAGAFAGGFTNVYLEGPGFVALTTHGDPIVFEPPVSTDPSATVAWSRTTPDIEVNKNLSDMIGQESGERFQMDFRGSEGYVVVQPYEEL, from the coding sequence ATGAACACCGAGCAATTCGCCTCCGCTGACGCGGAGTCCGACTCGCCGTTCACACTGGAGAACAGCTACACCCTCGCGGTCGACGTCGAGGGATCGCTCATGGCCAAGGCGGGATCGATGGTCGCGTTCACGGGCGATCTCTCGTTTACCGGACAGGCCTCTCCCGAGGGCGGGATCACCGGCTTCATCAAGGAAGCCACGACCGGCGAGGGGACGCCGATCATGACCGTCGAAGGGTCCGGAACCGTGTATCTCGCCGATGACGAGAAGAAGGTCCAGCTTCTTGAACTCGAAGCGGACGAGTCGATCACGGTCAACGGCGAGGACGTCCTCGCGCTCGAGCCCCGGATCGACTACGAGATCTCGAAGATGGACAGTCTCGCCGGTGCGTTCGCCGGCGGATTCACCAACGTCTACCTCGAAGGCCCGGGCTTCGTCGCGCTCACGACCCACGGCGACCCCATCGTCTTCGAGCCGCCCGTCTCGACCGACCCGAGCGCGACCGTCGCCTGGAGCCGCACCACGCCCGACATCGAGGTCAACAAGAACCTCTCGGATATGATCGGTCAGGAGTCCGGCGAGCGCTTCCAGATGGACTTCCGCGGCTCCGAGGGCTATGTCGTCGTCCAGCCGTACGAAGAACTGTAG